Part of the Grimontia kaedaensis genome is shown below.
AACAATCTTTCCATTGACGATTGTAATCAGATCAACACCTACCATACGCATTGATAGCCCCTCGCGTTCTGCAGAAAACTCTACAATCACAGCAACCTTGTCTTCATTGCCACCCACTACGTTAAAGGTTTCGATTTTGAAGGAGCCCACAGACATCTCCATCATCCCACCGATCATGCCAAAGACGGCTTGTGCGCCCTCGTG
Proteins encoded:
- a CDS encoding nuclear transport factor 2 family protein, coding for MSVDNVSKNMEVARTYFQAVQTGDLETLGALVAPNVVWYQPGNNRFSGKHEGAQAVFGMIGGMMEMSVGSFKIETFNVVGGNEDKVAVIVEFSAEREGLSMRMVGVDLITIVNGKIVEAWLYSADQVAEDTFWGN